In a genomic window of Pseudodesulfovibrio sp. JC047:
- a CDS encoding ATP-binding protein: protein MKKTSALKGLPGSKLRATLDPTRIPYETSEDIPNKNVYPKLQPRAIQALSLALEISGNEHNLYVSGEPNMGRTYFVKSFLKPTAEKRNPPCDWVYLYNFEDSDRPIAVSLPAGMGRKLKVAQHKAMTHIRQEIPARFEKDTFQKKHERLVKKFNAKREKLFSEMDATAEKENFSLSLDEEGVLTLSPIVDGEVISDKDFETIKSADRKKFKAKGEELLAEVSTLLRQINQNEIDMRDAEKELHRETAKAVMSECFSPVSKKFETVERLSEYFEALVNEVVENVDQFTPKDSSLAGLLPDGLPSGEDFFTRFEVNLFVDNGKTKGAPVVVEDHPTAFNLLGSIEREAEMGALYTDFTLIKAGSLHKANGGFLLLNMEDLLSNHVSWEGLLRALRAGQSRIEDPVDQEQVRARTIQPDPIDLDIKIVLIGSDEHYEVLLYNDDRFAKYFKLKAHLQHATARNAANIKNYISIIGQTARESNILPLTREAIAGLVDFASRLVEDQKRLSLYIPLVRERMIEASAFARMAGKETVDLAALNEAVAAKDYRVNLYEEEFMTDYDRQVIKVATEGQAVGRANGLSVTLFGDYEFGLPHQISCTAGVGHGGILDLEREAQMGGPIHTKGMMIIKSYLVRLFAQDKPIVMTGSLCFEQSYAGIEGDSASGAELASLLSALSGAPINLSYAFTGAVSQSGAVMAVGGVNRKIEGFFEVCRRRKLTGKQGVILPADNVVNLMLKDEVVQAVEDGMFHIFPVKTIEEAMFILTGLRCGTPSRTGKYPAGTLYRMVDDRLAELVKLAVPGDPQK from the coding sequence ATGAAGAAGACTTCCGCCCTGAAAGGGCTCCCCGGCTCCAAGCTTCGGGCCACATTGGACCCGACCCGTATCCCGTATGAAACCAGTGAGGACATTCCGAACAAGAATGTCTATCCCAAGTTGCAGCCCCGGGCAATTCAAGCCCTGTCACTGGCCCTTGAGATCAGTGGCAACGAGCATAATTTGTATGTTTCCGGCGAACCGAACATGGGCCGAACCTATTTCGTGAAATCCTTTCTCAAGCCCACGGCCGAGAAAAGGAATCCGCCATGCGACTGGGTTTATCTGTACAATTTTGAAGATTCGGATCGCCCGATTGCCGTGTCGCTTCCCGCTGGCATGGGACGGAAATTGAAAGTGGCCCAACATAAGGCCATGACACATATTCGACAGGAAATCCCTGCCCGTTTCGAAAAGGACACCTTTCAGAAAAAGCATGAAAGGCTGGTCAAGAAGTTCAATGCCAAACGAGAAAAGTTGTTCAGTGAAATGGATGCCACTGCGGAAAAAGAAAATTTTTCGCTCAGTCTTGATGAAGAAGGAGTTTTGACCCTTTCGCCTATCGTGGACGGAGAAGTGATTTCCGACAAGGATTTCGAAACGATCAAATCCGCCGACCGTAAAAAGTTCAAGGCCAAAGGCGAGGAACTTTTGGCTGAAGTGAGTACGCTTCTCCGCCAGATCAATCAAAACGAAATTGATATGCGTGACGCGGAAAAAGAACTGCATCGCGAGACTGCCAAGGCCGTGATGAGTGAATGTTTTTCGCCGGTTTCGAAAAAATTTGAAACCGTTGAACGGTTGTCGGAATATTTTGAAGCCCTAGTCAATGAAGTCGTGGAAAACGTGGACCAATTCACGCCCAAAGATTCATCCCTGGCCGGACTCTTACCCGACGGACTGCCTTCCGGCGAAGATTTCTTCACCCGGTTCGAAGTCAATCTCTTTGTGGATAATGGCAAGACAAAGGGTGCACCTGTGGTCGTGGAAGACCATCCCACCGCCTTCAATTTGCTCGGTTCCATTGAGCGTGAAGCCGAAATGGGTGCGCTCTACACGGATTTCACCCTTATCAAGGCCGGAAGTCTGCACAAGGCAAACGGTGGATTCCTGTTGTTGAACATGGAAGACCTGTTGTCCAACCACGTTTCGTGGGAAGGATTGCTCCGAGCTTTGAGAGCGGGCCAATCTCGCATCGAGGACCCGGTCGATCAAGAACAGGTTCGCGCCCGGACCATTCAGCCGGACCCGATCGATCTGGACATAAAGATCGTGCTCATTGGTTCTGACGAGCATTACGAAGTCTTGCTGTACAATGACGATCGATTCGCCAAGTACTTCAAACTCAAAGCGCATCTGCAACACGCGACCGCCCGGAATGCCGCCAATATCAAAAATTATATTTCCATTATCGGCCAAACGGCTCGGGAATCGAATATTCTGCCGTTGACCCGGGAGGCCATCGCCGGGTTGGTGGACTTCGCCTCCCGACTGGTCGAAGATCAGAAGCGGCTTTCGCTCTATATCCCGCTTGTCCGCGAACGGATGATAGAGGCGTCCGCCTTTGCCCGCATGGCCGGGAAGGAGACCGTGGACCTTGCCGCCTTGAATGAAGCGGTTGCGGCCAAGGACTACCGGGTCAATCTCTACGAAGAGGAATTCATGACCGACTATGATCGTCAGGTCATCAAGGTCGCGACCGAGGGACAGGCCGTGGGGCGGGCCAACGGGTTGTCCGTCACTCTTTTTGGCGATTACGAATTCGGTCTGCCGCATCAGATTTCCTGCACTGCGGGAGTCGGACACGGCGGAATTCTCGACCTGGAACGGGAAGCCCAGATGGGTGGCCCCATCCACACCAAGGGCATGATGATCATCAAGTCCTATCTGGTCCGGTTGTTTGCACAAGATAAACCGATTGTCATGACTGGTTCGCTCTGTTTTGAACAATCGTATGCCGGTATCGAAGGGGATTCGGCCTCGGGTGCGGAACTGGCATCTCTGCTTTCCGCCCTGTCCGGTGCGCCTATCAACTTGTCATACGCCTTTACCGGTGCGGTTTCGCAAAGCGGCGCGGTTATGGCCGTGGGTGGTGTCAATCGCAAGATCGAAGGATTTTTCGAGGTCTGCCGTCGACGCAAGCTCACCGGCAAACAAGGTGTCATTCTGCCCGCGGACAACGTGGTCAACCTGATGCTCAAGGACGAAGTCGTGCAGGCGGTCGAAGACGGCATGTTCCACATCTTCCCGGTCAAGACCATTGAAGAGGCCATGTTCATTCTCACCGGGTTGCGTTGTGGGACGCCGAGTCGAACCGGAAAATATCCGGCTGGCACCTTGTACAGGATGGTTGACGATCGACTCGCCGAACTCGTCAAGCTCGCCGTCCCTGGAGACCCTCAGAAATAA
- a CDS encoding RNA methyltransferase: protein MLEQLRVILFRPKYPENIGSVARACLNMGVSDLVVVDPYNFNMEKALPLATVHAKHVLESARIVETLAQAVDGCTAVFGTTARTGGWRKGIMNPETLTNVVDERLRSNGTVALVFGPEDKGLTNEETSVCSGLMTIPTSREGTSLNLAQSVVVTLYECFKKSLNGPFIPDGPPEERPATVQEQETMFHNFQDTLLAIDFLKDDNPEYWMLPVRRFFSKINLKRNEFNLLMGVCRQVQWFIKKNEPDSLSRK, encoded by the coding sequence ATGCTTGAACAATTGAGAGTGATCCTTTTTCGACCGAAATATCCTGAAAATATCGGGTCCGTTGCCCGGGCCTGCTTGAATATGGGCGTGTCGGACCTTGTGGTGGTTGACCCGTACAATTTCAATATGGAAAAGGCACTCCCTCTGGCAACGGTCCATGCGAAACACGTGTTGGAATCCGCACGCATCGTCGAGACATTGGCACAGGCCGTGGATGGCTGCACCGCAGTGTTTGGCACCACGGCACGGACAGGCGGGTGGCGCAAAGGCATCATGAATCCGGAAACGCTGACGAATGTGGTGGATGAACGCTTGCGGAGCAACGGCACAGTGGCTTTGGTCTTCGGTCCCGAGGACAAGGGATTGACCAATGAGGAAACGTCCGTGTGTTCCGGGTTGATGACCATTCCGACCAGTCGTGAAGGAACATCGTTGAACCTGGCGCAATCGGTTGTCGTGACCTTGTACGAATGTTTCAAGAAATCGTTAAATGGACCTTTTATTCCGGACGGTCCGCCAGAGGAACGCCCTGCCACGGTGCAGGAGCAGGAAACCATGTTTCACAATTTTCAGGACACCCTGTTGGCCATCGATTTTCTCAAGGATGATAACCCGGAGTACTGGATGTTGCCTGTGCGGCGGTTCTTTTCCAAGATCAATTTGAAACGCAATGAGTTCAATTTACTCATGGGCGTGTGCCGACAGGTACAGTGGTTTATCAAAAAGAATGAACCGGATTCCCTATCCCGAAAATAG
- a CDS encoding malic enzyme-like NAD(P)-binding protein, which produces MALFTKNEALDYHSGNRTGKLEVMSIKPCETLKHLSMAYSPGVAEACREIATDTDAVYDYTNKGNLVAVVSNGTAVLGLGNIGPEAGKPVMEGKGVLFKIFSDIDVYDLNINATTPDEIVSFCTMLEPTFGGINLEDIKAPECFEIETRLKEILNIPVFHDDQHGTAIISAAGIINALEISGKKIEEIKIVVSGAGAAAIACSNLYVHMGVKRENIFMFDSRGLIHAGRDGLNTFKKNFAQATDHGSLADCMVGADMFLGLSVKDAITQEMVKTMADNAIIFACANPDPEIPYHDVKDIRPDIIMGTGRSDFPNQVNNVLGFPFIFRGALDCRATTINEAMKIAAANALAQLAKEPVAQDLCDAYGVDTLEFGIDYIIPKPLDPRVLTWLAPAVAKAAMETGVAQIQLDLDQYAHDLETRMAASKTRTKLVVDSFGYED; this is translated from the coding sequence ATGGCATTGTTCACGAAAAATGAGGCTCTGGATTATCATTCGGGAAACCGCACAGGAAAGTTGGAAGTCATGTCCATCAAACCGTGCGAGACACTCAAACACTTGTCCATGGCCTACAGCCCGGGCGTTGCCGAAGCGTGTCGTGAAATCGCCACAGACACAGACGCCGTGTACGACTATACCAACAAGGGCAATCTGGTGGCTGTTGTCTCGAACGGAACCGCGGTTCTTGGTCTTGGCAATATCGGTCCCGAAGCCGGAAAGCCTGTGATGGAAGGCAAGGGTGTCCTGTTTAAGATCTTTTCCGATATCGATGTCTATGATCTCAATATCAACGCCACGACACCAGATGAGATCGTTTCCTTTTGCACCATGCTCGAACCCACGTTCGGCGGTATCAATCTCGAAGACATCAAGGCTCCCGAATGTTTTGAAATTGAAACTCGACTCAAGGAAATCCTGAATATTCCCGTTTTTCATGACGATCAGCACGGAACCGCCATCATTTCCGCAGCCGGCATTATCAACGCCCTTGAAATTTCCGGCAAAAAAATTGAAGAAATCAAGATAGTGGTGTCCGGTGCCGGAGCCGCAGCCATTGCCTGCTCGAATCTGTATGTTCACATGGGTGTCAAACGTGAAAATATCTTCATGTTCGATTCCCGTGGGTTGATTCATGCCGGGCGCGATGGGTTGAATACATTCAAAAAGAATTTTGCCCAGGCGACCGATCATGGTTCCCTGGCCGACTGCATGGTCGGTGCCGACATGTTCTTAGGGCTGTCCGTCAAGGACGCCATCACTCAGGAAATGGTCAAAACCATGGCTGACAATGCCATCATTTTTGCCTGCGCCAATCCCGACCCCGAAATTCCCTACCACGATGTCAAGGATATACGCCCCGACATCATCATGGGCACCGGTCGATCCGATTTCCCCAATCAGGTAAACAATGTGCTTGGATTCCCGTTCATTTTCCGTGGCGCGCTCGATTGTCGGGCCACAACCATCAATGAAGCGATGAAGATAGCGGCTGCCAATGCCCTGGCTCAACTGGCCAAGGAACCCGTTGCGCAAGATCTGTGTGATGCCTACGGGGTGGACACGCTGGAATTCGGTATTGATTATATCATTCCGAAACCGCTTGATCCGCGTGTTCTGACATGGCTTGCTCCGGCTGTTGCTAAGGCCGCCATGGAGACCGGTGTTGCCCAGATCCAGCTCGACCTGGATCAATATGCACACGATCTCGAAACCCGCATGGCTGCTTCCAAGACCCGGACCAAACTGGTGGTTGATTCATTTGGTTACGAAGACTAA
- a CDS encoding exodeoxyribonuclease III, whose amino-acid sequence MILYSWNVNGYRAVMKKNFRDWLDGCGGDIIMVQETKAHPDQLGEEDREPDSYSNHYWNWSKKKKGYSGVACFANPEPLAVTTGLPDPRFQDEGRVLHLEYPDFHLFNIYFPNGQMSDERLEFKMGFYDCFLEYAEELRKEKPIVVGGDFNTAHTEIDLKNPKPNADRSGFLPIERAWLDKFVAAGYVDTFRLFEKGPHQYSWWSYRFNARKNNAGWRIDYFFVSEELKDKVVGAWIESDVMGSDHCPVAVEIDI is encoded by the coding sequence GTGATACTGTATTCTTGGAATGTCAATGGGTATCGAGCGGTGATGAAGAAGAACTTTCGTGACTGGTTGGACGGTTGCGGTGGTGATATTATCATGGTGCAGGAGACCAAGGCGCATCCAGACCAGTTGGGCGAAGAAGACCGCGAACCGGATTCCTATTCCAATCATTACTGGAACTGGTCCAAGAAAAAGAAAGGATACTCTGGTGTCGCCTGCTTCGCCAATCCAGAACCCCTGGCCGTAACGACCGGGCTGCCGGACCCGCGTTTCCAAGATGAAGGCCGTGTGCTGCATTTGGAATACCCGGATTTTCATCTTTTCAACATTTATTTCCCCAATGGGCAGATGTCGGATGAACGGCTTGAATTCAAGATGGGATTTTATGACTGCTTTCTTGAATACGCCGAAGAACTTCGCAAAGAAAAACCCATTGTGGTGGGCGGCGATTTCAACACCGCTCATACGGAAATTGACCTGAAAAACCCCAAACCCAATGCAGACAGGTCCGGTTTTTTACCGATTGAACGAGCTTGGCTCGATAAATTTGTCGCTGCGGGGTATGTGGATACGTTCCGTCTGTTTGAGAAAGGACCACATCAGTATTCATGGTGGTCCTATCGGTTCAATGCCCGGAAAAACAATGCGGGATGGCGAATCGATTACTTTTTCGTGTCTGAAGAATTGAAAGATAAAGTCGTGGGCGCATGGATCGAATCTGATGTCATGGGGTCCGACCATTGTCCCGTGGCGGTCGAAATCGACATTTAA
- a CDS encoding aminoacetone oxidase family FAD-binding enzyme produces MTHTDVLILGAGASGLYCAMTAVARGLGVVVLDHGAKAARKVRVSGGGKCNFTNLQVTHANYICGNPHFVKSAVARLSPWDVVSLLAEEGISYEEREHGQLFTDQGAGKVAGSLLTRCTRAGVDVRLGSAIQDVSGTGPFSVTTDDDVVTADALVIALGGPSWPQVGATDLGFRLAKQFGLRVVAPHPGLVPLVFPKHLQGFCREMAGNALEATVSVDGVQFTDPLLFTHKGVSGPATLQASSYWRPGQSVTIDFLPGHSVETLVEDHRRSNIQFRNMLGHVLPKRLPGLLVSGELGETSVSQLSLKQIEAASNRIHRFTVVPASTEGYGKAEVCVGGVDTDQISSKTMECTSVPGLYVIGEALDVTGHLGGFNLHWAFASGAACGSNI; encoded by the coding sequence ATGACACACACTGACGTACTTATTCTTGGGGCCGGGGCATCTGGTTTGTATTGTGCCATGACAGCTGTGGCGCGTGGTTTGGGGGTTGTTGTTTTGGACCATGGTGCCAAGGCGGCTCGCAAGGTTCGCGTTTCGGGTGGTGGCAAATGCAACTTCACGAATTTGCAGGTGACTCATGCCAACTATATTTGTGGCAATCCGCATTTCGTGAAATCGGCTGTTGCGCGTCTTTCGCCATGGGACGTGGTGTCGTTGTTGGCGGAAGAGGGCATCTCGTATGAAGAGCGGGAGCATGGCCAGCTTTTTACGGATCAGGGAGCTGGTAAGGTCGCGGGATCGCTGTTGACGCGATGCACGCGTGCCGGAGTGGATGTCCGGTTGGGCAGTGCGATTCAGGACGTTTCAGGGACTGGACCGTTTTCCGTGACGACAGATGATGATGTGGTGACGGCAGATGCCTTGGTGATCGCCTTGGGTGGACCTTCGTGGCCCCAGGTCGGGGCGACGGATCTGGGCTTTCGGCTGGCAAAACAGTTCGGGTTGCGTGTTGTTGCGCCACATCCGGGACTGGTCCCACTGGTCTTTCCGAAACATCTTCAGGGATTTTGTCGTGAAATGGCTGGCAATGCGCTGGAGGCCACGGTGAGCGTTGACGGTGTTCAGTTCACTGACCCGTTGCTGTTTACGCATAAGGGAGTTTCTGGGCCAGCGACATTGCAGGCATCGTCATACTGGCGACCGGGGCAATCCGTGACGATCGATTTTTTGCCGGGTCATTCCGTGGAAACGCTTGTGGAAGACCACCGGCGTTCGAATATCCAATTTCGGAATATGCTTGGCCATGTGCTTCCCAAACGACTGCCCGGCCTGTTGGTGTCGGGAGAACTCGGGGAAACATCCGTGAGCCAGCTTTCCTTGAAACAGATCGAGGCCGCATCGAACCGGATTCATCGGTTCACCGTGGTTCCGGCATCGACCGAAGGGTATGGCAAGGCCGAGGTGTGCGTGGGCGGTGTCGATACCGATCAGATTTCGTCAAAAACGATGGAATGTACTTCGGTTCCGGGTCTGTACGTGATCGGTGAAGCCCTGGATGTGACCGGCCATCTTGGCGGGTTCAATCTGCATTGGGCCTTTGCATCCGGCGCGGCCTGCGGATCAAATATCTGA
- the rdgB gene encoding RdgB/HAM1 family non-canonical purine NTP pyrophosphatase, translating into MDTIVLATNNAGKIKELSAMLKPFGVEVKSLSEFPEIGDIPETGDTFLENAFIKARTVSQKTGLIAVADDSGIEIDALDGRPGVYSARYAGEACDDHANNEKMLAEMKDIPEEKRTGRYRCVMAATAPNGTEIHTDGAYEIQVGHGYKGDGGFGYDVIVIDPELGCHVAELDAATKNARSHRGTAMQKLLALWPEFWKKAQA; encoded by the coding sequence ATGGACACCATCGTTCTCGCGACCAACAACGCCGGTAAAATCAAGGAACTCTCCGCCATGCTGAAACCGTTCGGCGTCGAGGTGAAGAGCCTGTCCGAATTCCCGGAGATCGGCGATATCCCTGAAACCGGCGACACCTTTCTCGAAAATGCGTTCATCAAGGCCCGGACTGTTTCCCAAAAGACCGGACTCATTGCCGTTGCCGACGATTCAGGCATTGAAATCGATGCCTTGGACGGTCGCCCCGGCGTCTATTCCGCCCGGTATGCCGGAGAAGCATGTGACGATCACGCCAACAACGAAAAGATGCTGGCCGAGATGAAAGATATTCCTGAGGAGAAGCGCACTGGCCGATATCGATGCGTCATGGCCGCCACCGCGCCCAACGGCACGGAAATCCACACCGACGGTGCCTACGAGATTCAGGTTGGACACGGATACAAAGGTGACGGAGGATTCGGATACGACGTCATCGTGATCGACCCGGAACTCGGTTGCCATGTCGCCGAATTGGACGCCGCCACCAAAAACGCTCGATCCCATCGGGGCACGGCCATGCAAAAGCTGCTCGCTCTCTGGCCGGAATTCTGGAAAAAAGCCCAAGCTTAA
- a CDS encoding ATP-binding protein, whose translation MQETSQIHHRRHVIGVIGDIPALLTFWQMFKDQSNDEALKEIGVVAAALPGETVLPEADDSGRSIPTYAGYKTMLDQHPEINMIIEATGRPGLVHELRNYLPPSITLVERNAASFFINLLTSDKVWVACKLDLLHTQNMLKTIIDQIDQEVLFLDHTGAVVGMNQVVVKRLALPKQDLLGRSYCEIFTDSSNGECEFTPDPFERAMSTKAPAEAMTSQVDKDGRVHYFRVYITPIFDEDGTVNHVVASRRDITLRTSMENRLQQAEKLASIGELSTYMAHEIRNPLFSISGFANSLMRNPAMDEKAREKLGIILDESKRLDKILKSLLNFTRPTAAEVREVDLNELVQTTMNVMSLPCANQNVTLQVNLDPSMAKVKANPDLIKQCLINLVKNALEAMHDGGKLFVTTSMNQDHAVLTVEDTGEGIPLDIREKIFNPFFSTRDKGAGLGLAQTQKIINEIGGQVDLISVEKVGTKLTLQLPPILAVAEDDNSG comes from the coding sequence TTGCAAGAGACTTCACAGATACACCACAGGCGCCATGTCATAGGCGTTATCGGCGATATTCCAGCCCTTCTGACGTTCTGGCAAATGTTCAAGGACCAGAGCAACGACGAGGCCCTCAAGGAAATCGGTGTGGTCGCTGCCGCCCTTCCAGGCGAAACAGTCCTGCCCGAAGCCGACGATTCCGGTCGAAGCATCCCTACCTATGCAGGGTACAAAACCATGCTGGACCAGCACCCAGAAATCAACATGATTATCGAGGCGACAGGTCGTCCGGGCCTGGTCCACGAACTTCGCAACTACCTCCCGCCAAGCATCACCCTTGTCGAACGCAACGCGGCCAGTTTCTTCATCAATCTCCTGACATCCGACAAGGTCTGGGTGGCCTGTAAACTCGATCTGCTCCACACCCAGAACATGCTCAAGACCATCATCGACCAGATCGATCAGGAAGTCCTGTTTCTGGACCACACCGGAGCAGTGGTCGGCATGAATCAGGTGGTCGTCAAACGGCTCGCCTTGCCCAAACAGGATCTACTAGGCCGGTCCTATTGCGAAATATTCACGGACTCCAGCAACGGCGAATGTGAATTCACCCCCGACCCGTTCGAACGCGCCATGAGCACCAAGGCCCCGGCCGAAGCCATGACCAGCCAGGTGGACAAGGATGGTCGGGTTCATTACTTCCGCGTCTACATCACCCCGATTTTCGACGAAGACGGAACCGTCAACCACGTGGTGGCATCCAGACGGGATATCACCCTGCGAACATCCATGGAAAATCGACTCCAGCAAGCGGAGAAACTGGCCTCCATCGGCGAATTGTCCACTTACATGGCCCATGAAATCCGCAACCCCCTCTTTTCGATCAGCGGGTTCGCCAACTCCCTGATGCGCAATCCGGCAATGGACGAAAAGGCCCGCGAAAAATTGGGCATCATTCTCGATGAATCCAAGCGTCTGGACAAAATTCTCAAGAGCCTGCTCAATTTCACCCGACCAACCGCCGCCGAAGTCCGGGAAGTGGACCTCAATGAGTTGGTGCAGACCACCATGAATGTCATGAGTCTGCCATGCGCCAACCAGAACGTGACTTTGCAGGTGAATCTTGATCCGTCCATGGCCAAGGTCAAGGCCAATCCTGACCTCATCAAGCAATGTCTCATCAATCTGGTCAAAAATGCCCTCGAAGCCATGCATGACGGCGGCAAGCTCTTTGTGACCACATCCATGAATCAGGACCACGCCGTGCTTACTGTCGAAGACACCGGCGAAGGCATACCGCTGGACATCCGCGAAAAGATTTTCAACCCGTTCTTTTCCACGCGGGACAAGGGAGCCGGACTGGGGTTGGCCCAAACGCAAAAAATTATCAATGAAATAGGTGGGCAGGTGGACTTGATTTCCGTGGAAAAGGTCGGGACCAAACTCACCTTGCAACTCCCACCCATTCTGGCGGTTGCAGAAGACGACAACTCCGGGTAA
- the rimO gene encoding 30S ribosomal protein S12 methylthiotransferase RimO, with product MSQPSDKKVNVYTISLGCPKNRVDTERLLGTLGSAMTPVESVAEADLVLINTCGFIQPATEESVTTILDAVREIAEVSGETGKKPLLCVAGCLVSRYGQDLKTELPEVDLWLTTEEIHLWPAMAAKALDVPVDRETPRNVSTSPAYAYLKVSEGCSHNCRFCTIPSIRGPHKSWPVEFLVDEATQLAESVPELIVVGQDSTAYGSDLGPGHDIQTLIRGVAAIPKLEWLRIMYLYPAGLTESLLSVLKEHVPPFLPYFDIPLQHAHPDVLASMGRPFARNPEKVIDRVRSVFPDAALRTTFIVGYPGETDAHFERLMEFVRTTRFHHLGVFPYWPEDGTPAAAMDNQVPDEIKMARRDALMELQAGISEDILSQYVGETLPVLIERPSDEWPGLYEGRTWFQAPDVDGITYVSAPPDVDIPLGTIVDVEIEKADTYDLSGLI from the coding sequence ATGTCACAACCATCTGACAAGAAAGTCAATGTGTATACAATAAGTCTGGGATGTCCCAAAAATCGTGTGGATACCGAGCGGCTTCTCGGCACGTTGGGATCAGCCATGACCCCTGTGGAATCGGTCGCCGAGGCCGATCTTGTCCTCATCAATACCTGTGGTTTCATCCAACCCGCTACCGAAGAATCCGTGACAACGATTCTGGACGCGGTCCGGGAGATTGCCGAGGTGTCCGGGGAAACCGGGAAAAAACCGCTGCTGTGCGTGGCGGGGTGTCTGGTGTCTCGATATGGTCAGGATTTGAAGACCGAATTGCCTGAAGTGGACTTGTGGCTGACGACCGAGGAAATTCACCTGTGGCCGGCCATGGCTGCCAAGGCGTTGGATGTGCCCGTGGACCGAGAGACGCCGCGCAATGTTTCGACCAGCCCGGCATATGCCTATTTGAAAGTGTCTGAAGGGTGTTCGCATAACTGTCGATTCTGTACCATCCCGTCCATTCGCGGCCCACACAAAAGCTGGCCGGTGGAGTTTCTGGTTGATGAGGCCACCCAGCTTGCCGAATCCGTGCCGGAACTCATCGTGGTGGGACAGGATTCCACGGCCTACGGTTCGGATCTCGGACCCGGGCATGACATCCAGACTTTGATTCGTGGAGTGGCAGCCATTCCCAAGCTTGAATGGTTGCGCATCATGTACTTGTATCCGGCCGGGCTGACCGAATCCCTGCTTTCGGTGCTCAAGGAACATGTCCCACCGTTCTTGCCGTATTTCGATATTCCATTGCAACACGCGCACCCGGATGTGCTCGCGTCAATGGGACGTCCGTTTGCCAGGAATCCGGAGAAAGTGATTGATCGGGTCCGGTCCGTTTTTCCGGATGCGGCCCTGCGCACGACCTTTATCGTGGGCTACCCCGGTGAGACCGATGCCCACTTCGAGCGGTTGATGGAGTTTGTGCGCACCACCCGGTTCCATCATCTTGGTGTGTTTCCCTATTGGCCGGAGGACGGAACGCCTGCCGCAGCCATGGACAATCAGGTGCCGGACGAGATCAAGATGGCCCGTCGGGACGCACTTATGGAACTTCAGGCCGGAATCAGTGAAGATATTCTTTCGCAGTATGTGGGGGAAACCCTGCCGGTCCTCATTGAACGTCCTTCGGATGAATGGCCCGGATTGTATGAAGGTCGAACCTGGTTTCAGGCCCCGGACGTGGATGGCATCACCTATGTCAGTGCGCCGCCAGATGTGGATATCCCCCTCGGGACCATTGTGGATGTGGAAATAGAGAAGGCGGATACCTATGACCTGTCAGGGTTGATCTAG
- a CDS encoding universal stress protein, with product MADVKKILCAVDFSDYSPMVAEYASMIARCSDAQVVVLYVAPSLSQYVGFHVPPSSIESFVGEIVTGAEDTMNTFVAENFNDLKVEGRVVTGYPAEEILTLSEAEDIDMVVMGTHGRKGIDRILFGSVAEKVVKNSAAPVLTVRPD from the coding sequence ATGGCTGACGTCAAGAAGATTTTGTGTGCAGTGGACTTTTCCGATTATAGCCCGATGGTTGCCGAGTATGCGAGCATGATCGCCAGATGCTCGGATGCACAGGTGGTGGTGTTGTATGTGGCCCCGTCTTTGAGCCAATATGTGGGGTTCCATGTTCCACCGAGTTCCATTGAAAGCTTTGTCGGAGAGATCGTGACCGGTGCCGAGGATACCATGAACACCTTTGTCGCCGAGAATTTCAATGATTTGAAGGTGGAAGGCCGGGTTGTTACCGGGTATCCCGCCGAGGAAATTTTGACTCTTTCCGAGGCCGAAGACATTGATATGGTGGTGATGGGAACCCATGGGCGCAAGGGAATTGATCGTATCCTGTTCGGCTCGGTGGCCGAAAAGGTGGTCAAGAATTCCGCAGCTCCCGTGTTGACCGTGCGGCCGGACTAG